CGGGTGGCCCCGTCGGGTGCTCCGTCGGTTATTCCCGAGACCGGCCCCTCGACGCGAATCATGTGGACCTGCCCGCGCCCGGTCGCCAGGTCGGCCGCCGAGTCGAGCGGGAGAATCAGTAGGTCATCGAGCGTCCCGGGGGCGTCGTACCGGCCGACGATAGTGACCCGGCGAATCCCGGGCTTGACGCTCCCGCTGACGGTCAGTTCGTCGCCGACCCCGACGTCTAGCGTCCGCGCGAGGTCGCTCCCGACGACGGCCTCGTCGTAGCGCTGTGGTCGCCGGCCGTCGACCAGCGTCGCCCCGGTGACGTTGGCGAACAGGCCGTACTCCGCCCCGTGGGCCATGTACGGCTGCCCGTCGGACACCTGTGCGTAGATGATTTCCGGGCTGGCCGGCGTCCCGTCGGCTCTGAGCGCCGACGCGTACTCGGCGTCAAGGCGACTGTTCAGCGGGTGAGGCGCGCCGGCCTGGGTGATGGTTCCAGTGCCTCCCGCGTTGCCACCGAGGGGAGAGGCGAGTCCGGCCAGCGAGACGACCAGCAGGAAGGTGATGCCGAACACGGTCAGCGTCGCCGCCGTCGGGACGACCGACCGCCAGGACAGGAACGTCGGCGCGACCCAGCCTCGAACTCTCGAAAGCGTCGACCGTCCAGACCGGCCCGACCGGGCGTGGCGGCTGCCGAGCGAGGCCGGCGGGCGGGTCGCCGCGGGGTAGGCCGCGAGCCCGCCGGCGGCGAGTCCCATCAGCACGAAGATGCCGGCAACGGCCGCGACGACGGTCGCGCTCTGACCCGAGACAGTGACGTCCAGGGCGATTGGCAGGCCGACGTAGATGGCGACGTTGACAAGCGCTTTGATGAGGACGAGCCCGACGGCGTAGCCGAGAACGACCCCGGTGGTCACGAGGAGGCCGGCACGGAGCGTAAACAGGAGCCCGACGCGCCAGCCCGGCGCGCCGGTCGAGCGGACGACCCGTATCGCCTCGAGGCGGTCGCGGACGCTCATCCGGGTGACGTTGTAGACGACGATGAGGACCAGCAGGCCGCCGGCGGCCGCCGCGACGCCCAGCGCCCAGAGCACCTGTTCGAGGCCGCCGAGGACGTACAGGAGCGCGCTGACGAGCGGTGCGCCCGCGCTCGGTAGGCTCCCCAGCCCGGTCCCGCTCGGACTCCGGTCGATGACGAAGTAGCCGGTGACACCGACCCGCTGTGCGGTCGAGGCATTCGTCGCGTACCACCGGTCGGAGAGGAACGTCGTCCCCCGCTCCGGCGGGACGACCGACAGCGAGACGGTCCCGTTCGACCCGCTGACGGCCCGCGTCCGCTGCTGGGAGACCGGCCCCCGGGCGTCGACGCCGTCCGGTATCGTCGGCAGTCTTCCCTCCTGCCACTGGGCCGACCCCTCGACGAGCACCCGCGGCGCATCGGGCGGGATGCCGACGAGACGGACCTCGGTCCCGTTCGCGCTCGCCGTCGCGGTCGGGAGGACGGTGACGTTCCCGCTCGCGTCCGGCGGGCCGTTCTCCGCCTCGTGGTAGGTGACCGTCCCGGAGTTCGCGAGCGGTTCGGCGAAGGTCTCGGAGTACGTGACGGCGGTAAACAGGAGCAGGACCGTGCCGATGAGAAACGCGGCCGTCACGGCGACGACGACGACGGTGAGCCGGTCTCGTCTGGACCAGCGAAACAGGAGGGCGTTTCGGTATCCCATCGGTCCGCTAGTCCGTCTCCGTCGACCGCGCGTCCGGCGTCGAGGCGGCGTCGGTCACGAGCGTACCGCCGCGGATGAACAGCCGCTCGTCGAACCGCTGGGCCAACTGCGGGTCGTGGCTGATGACGACGAGCGCGGTCTCGGTCGATTCCTTCATGCTGAACAGGAGGTCTAGCACCGCCGCCGCCGTGTCGGGGTCCAGCTGGCCGGTCGGTTCGTCGGCGAGGATGACTTCGGGGCGGTTCGCTAGCGCGCGTGCGATGGCGACGCGCTGTTTCTCGCCACCGCTCAGCGTCGCGGGGTACTGGTGCTCCAGCCCGGCGATGCCCAGGCGGTCGAACAGCGTGTCCAGCCAGTCGGGGTCGCGTTCGCCCGCGTGCTCCTGCGGAAGCGAGGCGTTCTCGCGGGCGGTCAGGTCGCCGATGAGCTGGAAGTCCTGGAAGACGAACCCGAGCGTCGTCCGGCGAAGCCGCGCGCGCTGGCGCTCCGAGAGCGCGCTCGCGTCCCGGCCGGCGACCGTCAGCCGACCGCTAGACGGCGGCTCTAGCAGACCGAGGACGTTGAACAGGGTCGACTTCCCGGCCCCGCTGGGGCCCTGGACGAGCGTCGCCGCGTCCGACTCGACCGTGAGCGAGACGCCGTCGAGAATGGTCGTGCCCCGTCGCGTGACACACAGGTCCGAACCGACGAGGACGGGGTCGGTCATTGTCGACCTTTCTGCCGGCCCCGTATTGTATGCCACGGTTACATACCCGGTGCGGCCACGAGCGGGCCCTCTCGGGTCGGGCGCGTCAACACCCCGTTCGGTTGCCGCCGGGCAGTACGAGATACACGGAGTCGAGCGCTCGCGTGTCGTAGACCACGTCGTGCTCGTAGCGCCACTCCGCCAGCGCCGCGGGCGTGGTCTTCTCGCTTGCGGCCGGGAACAGATGCGCCCCGGTCGTCCCCCACGACGCCCGCGACAGCGTCGGGCAGTCCGGTTCCGCGCCGCCGCCGAGCCACCGGGCGGTCGGCTGGTACGTCCCGGCGGTCGCGGCGGGGTAGTACAGGGCGACGATGCGGCTGAACGGGTGGTCCGAGGCCCACTGCTCGTCGACGTGGTCGGCCGTGAACGTCGCGGCCGCGAACTGCGACTCGGTCGCGCCGGTCGGGAACGCCAGCGTGTCGAGGTTGACGAACGCGATGGGCATCGTCACGAGCGCGGCGACCACGACGACGACCGCCAGGACGGTCGCGAGCCGGTGACTGTGAGTCCTGACCGACCCGAGCCCGCCGTCCGGTGACGGCGACCTCCGGGCGGCGAGCGACGCGACGCCGACGCCGGCCAGCACGAACACGGGGAGGTGAACGAACGTCTGGCCCCGGAGCGCGGTCCCGTAGTACTCCGGCGTCAGCGAGGCGGTCAACGAGAAGTACACGACGACAATCGGAGCCAGCAGGAGCGCCAGCACGACCGGGCCGATGCGCCGCCGGTCGCGGCTCGCGAGCGGGAGGCCGACCAGGGCGAACGCCACCGGGACGGCGAAGGCCGCGACGAGCGCCAAGAGCCCGGTCGGCGTGGTCTGTGTCCCGGGGAACACGGTCCGGAGCGCGTTCGCGCCGAGCGTCAGGAACCAGAGGCCGACCGCGCCGCCGACGGTCACCCGCTGGAGGCGCGGACTCGTCCGCTGGAACCAGACCAGCGTCGCCACCAGGAGGACGACCCAGGCCAGGAACAGCCCCGGATACGCGCTGATGCGGTCGACGTAGGGAACGACTAACTGGGACTGTTCGGCGAACCGGTAGTACCCCCACATGTACGTCCAGAAGCCCGCGACGACGGCGAGGGAAACGACGGCGTCGCGGCGTGGCGGAATCCGAGCGAGATGTGCGGCCAGTACGCCCGTGAGGACCAGCGCCACGATGAGTGAACTGAACGTGTGGAGCAGCGGGAAGGCGGCGAACAGGACGACCACGACGGCCCCCCAGCGACGCCTGTCCCGGTCGGTCGTGAGCAGGCGGTGGACGGCAATCGCAAACAGCGGGAGCAGGAGGAAGGCCAGGGCCTCCTCGTCTGTCTGGCCGGTGCGCCGGAGGTAGACCCCCTCGACCGCGAGTCCCATCCCCACCACGCCCATCGCCAGCGTCGTCCGCGAGCGCGGCCAGCGACTCGACCGCGCCAGGCGCTTGGCCAGCGCCATCGCCGTCAGACAGGACGCCGCACCGGTGACCGCGACGACCGGCTGAGCGATATACAGCGGCCGCTCGCCGGTGAGCGCGCCGACGACCGTCAGAAGAGCGGCGAACACGACGTTGTCCGCCCGGAACCGGCCGAGCGGAAACGCCCCCGTCTCGAGAGTGTCCCTGGCCAGAGCGACGTAACCGAACCCGTCTATCGTCGAGGGGA
Above is a window of Haloarcula sp. DT43 DNA encoding:
- a CDS encoding FtsX-like permease family protein, giving the protein MGYRNALLFRWSRRDRLTVVVVAVTAAFLIGTVLLLFTAVTYSETFAEPLANSGTVTYHEAENGPPDASGNVTVLPTATASANGTEVRLVGIPPDAPRVLVEGSAQWQEGRLPTIPDGVDARGPVSQQRTRAVSGSNGTVSLSVVPPERGTTFLSDRWYATNASTAQRVGVTGYFVIDRSPSGTGLGSLPSAGAPLVSALLYVLGGLEQVLWALGVAAAAGGLLVLIVVYNVTRMSVRDRLEAIRVVRSTGAPGWRVGLLFTLRAGLLVTTGVVLGYAVGLVLIKALVNVAIYVGLPIALDVTVSGQSATVVAAVAGIFVLMGLAAGGLAAYPAATRPPASLGSRHARSGRSGRSTLSRVRGWVAPTFLSWRSVVPTAATLTVFGITFLLVVSLAGLASPLGGNAGGTGTITQAGAPHPLNSRLDAEYASALRADGTPASPEIIYAQVSDGQPYMAHGAEYGLFANVTGATLVDGRRPQRYDEAVVGSDLARTLDVGVGDELTVSGSVKPGIRRVTIVGRYDAPGTLDDLLILPLDSAADLATGRGQVHMIRVEGPVSGITDGAPDGATRSGAVVTGISGPARVVSGDTVNLSVTVRNVGNERATREVTVRYRGERQTTTVAVPPGQERTGTVSFETSALGTWNATAGEYAHSVTVVSPNAIEIPDQLPSQAPPGSGLSVPVVTKTGDRVSNATVTVNGPSLRTGASGVAVVPLPREPGNYTITARSGDQTATHDIQVVRGAQRELYGEVSVSPSSGSVLTTPTLRVGLANPWQEPLVRDVRVVGPGVSRNRTVYMPPGNATQTRFSPDGGRGQPGTYTYRVTANGTTLATTAYTVTGDRRLASAVASSGSYAAGTPIERSVEGVFGNVQLILGVLVVLSALSTVGSTTATFAQGVHARRQAIGIHRSTGATQWRVLRTVLADIARIAVPATALALGLSVLALQALERAGWLVFFGFRLSARTPPTVLAAIFVGGVSLALFGALVATVPYLTASPVSLLPSGDRTRTPDEAGEPRRHGDD
- a CDS encoding sodium:phosphate symporter, with the protein product MSDGRTGRLLLVVAVVAVAVAARLTTLHWTPLPSTIDGFGYVALARDTLETGAFPLGRFRADNVVFAALLTVVGALTGERPLYIAQPVVAVTGAASCLTAMALAKRLARSSRWPRSRTTLAMGVVGMGLAVEGVYLRRTGQTDEEALAFLLLPLFAIAVHRLLTTDRDRRRWGAVVVVLFAAFPLLHTFSSLIVALVLTGVLAAHLARIPPRRDAVVSLAVVAGFWTYMWGYYRFAEQSQLVVPYVDRISAYPGLFLAWVVLLVATLVWFQRTSPRLQRVTVGGAVGLWFLTLGANALRTVFPGTQTTPTGLLALVAAFAVPVAFALVGLPLASRDRRRIGPVVLALLLAPIVVVYFSLTASLTPEYYGTALRGQTFVHLPVFVLAGVGVASLAARRSPSPDGGLGSVRTHSHRLATVLAVVVVVAALVTMPIAFVNLDTLAFPTGATESQFAAATFTADHVDEQWASDHPFSRIVALYYPAATAGTYQPTARWLGGGAEPDCPTLSRASWGTTGAHLFPAASEKTTPAALAEWRYEHDVVYDTRALDSVYLVLPGGNRTGC
- a CDS encoding ABC transporter ATP-binding protein, producing MTDPVLVGSDLCVTRRGTTILDGVSLTVESDAATLVQGPSGAGKSTLFNVLGLLEPPSSGRLTVAGRDASALSERQRARLRRTTLGFVFQDFQLIGDLTARENASLPQEHAGERDPDWLDTLFDRLGIAGLEHQYPATLSGGEKQRVAIARALANRPEVILADEPTGQLDPDTAAAVLDLLFSMKESTETALVVISHDPQLAQRFDERLFIRGGTLVTDAASTPDARSTETD